A single region of the Changchengzhania lutea genome encodes:
- a CDS encoding LytR/AlgR family response regulator transcription factor, with the protein MIKCIVLEDEKPAQRVLQKYIEKTPFLSSKGVYESGLHIPLSSLQNTDLLFLDIQLPELSGLAFLKTLKNPPKVIITTAYPNYAIEAFEEAVTDYLVKPFSYERFFKAVDRIRNQAALERNESKKNVFVYTDKTFFNIQIEDILFIKGEADYINIATNKREYLILDSLRNWNEKLKGFNFLQPHRSYIVNINKIKKVYGNLIYLSDELKIPIGKTLKAYVLDSLKE; encoded by the coding sequence ATGATTAAATGTATTGTTTTAGAAGATGAGAAACCGGCACAGCGGGTTTTGCAAAAATATATAGAAAAAACACCGTTTCTTTCATCTAAAGGTGTGTATGAAAGTGGGCTGCATATTCCATTGTCATCACTTCAAAATACAGATTTATTATTCTTAGACATTCAATTACCAGAATTAAGTGGACTTGCATTTTTGAAAACACTTAAAAACCCTCCCAAGGTAATTATAACCACCGCATATCCTAATTACGCAATAGAGGCCTTTGAAGAAGCTGTTACTGACTATTTAGTCAAACCTTTTTCGTACGAACGCTTCTTTAAAGCAGTAGATAGAATCAGAAATCAAGCAGCCCTAGAAAGAAATGAATCAAAAAAGAATGTGTTTGTCTACACCGATAAAACATTCTTTAATATTCAAATTGAAGATATATTGTTCATAAAAGGCGAAGCCGATTATATTAATATTGCTACAAATAAAAGAGAATATCTCATCTTGGACTCATTAAGAAACTGGAATGAGAAATTAAAAGGGTTTAATTTTTTACAACCACATAGATCATACATTGTCAATATAAATAAGATCAAAAAAGTATATGGCAATCTTATTTATTTAAGTGACGAATTAAAAATCCCTATTGGCAAAACGCTCAAAGCATATGTCCTAGATTCCTTAAAAGAATAA
- the ftsA gene encoding cell division protein FtsA → MEHNISVGLDIGTTKIVAMIGRKNEYGKVEILGIGKSKSLGVHRGVVNNITQTIQSIQQAIQEAEAAAEIKIDGVTVGIAGQHIRSLQHSDYITRANSEIVIDEEDIDRLINQVHKLVMLPGEEIIHVLPQEYKVDGQAEIKEPIGMYGGRLEANFHVVVGQVSSIRNIGRCVQSAGLTLEGITLEPLASANAVLSQEEKEAGVALIDIGGGTTDLAIFRDGIIRHTAVIPFGGNVITEDIKEGCSIIEKQAELLKIKFGSAWPGENKDNEIVSIPGLRGREPKEITLKNLSKIIHARVVEIVEQVYVEIKNYGHEEQKKKLIAGIVLTGGGSQLKHLKQLVEYITGMDTRIGYPNEHLAGDSDDDVTSPLYATAVGLVLDGLKRQERKKIEQEEQVNEDESSVEEDIKDKPVKERRSFLDKLTERVKDFLDNAE, encoded by the coding sequence ATGGAGCATAATATATCAGTAGGGCTAGACATTGGAACCACAAAGATTGTGGCCATGATCGGTCGTAAAAACGAGTACGGGAAAGTAGAAATTTTAGGTATTGGTAAATCCAAAAGTTTGGGGGTACACAGGGGTGTTGTAAATAATATTACGCAAACCATTCAATCTATTCAACAGGCTATTCAAGAGGCTGAAGCTGCCGCTGAAATAAAAATAGATGGCGTTACCGTGGGTATAGCGGGTCAGCATATTCGCAGTTTGCAACATAGCGATTATATCACCAGAGCAAACTCCGAAATCGTTATTGATGAAGAAGATATAGATAGATTAATCAATCAAGTGCATAAGCTGGTCATGCTTCCGGGTGAAGAAATTATTCACGTTTTACCACAAGAATATAAAGTAGATGGTCAAGCAGAAATAAAAGAACCTATAGGCATGTATGGCGGCCGTTTGGAAGCTAATTTCCATGTGGTTGTTGGGCAAGTATCCTCTATAAGAAATATAGGGCGCTGTGTACAAAGTGCTGGTTTAACCTTAGAAGGGATCACATTAGAACCTCTAGCTTCAGCGAATGCCGTATTAAGTCAGGAAGAAAAAGAAGCTGGTGTTGCACTAATTGATATAGGTGGTGGAACTACAGATTTGGCCATTTTTAGAGACGGCATTATTCGTCACACAGCAGTTATTCCTTTTGGTGGTAATGTCATTACCGAGGACATTAAGGAAGGCTGTTCCATAATAGAAAAGCAAGCAGAACTTTTAAAAATAAAATTTGGATCGGCATGGCCCGGAGAAAACAAAGATAACGAGATTGTCTCTATTCCAGGGCTAAGGGGCAGAGAGCCAAAAGAAATCACCCTCAAAAACCTTTCAAAAATAATTCATGCTCGTGTTGTTGAAATTGTCGAGCAAGTTTATGTTGAGATCAAGAATTACGGACACGAAGAGCAAAAAAAGAAACTTATTGCAGGCATTGTATTAACCGGTGGTGGTAGCCAGTTAAAACACTTAAAACAGTTGGTAGAATATATAACGGGAATGGATACAAGAATAGGCTATCCTAATGAACATTTAGCTGGTGATAGCGATGACGATGTTACAAGTCCCTTATATGCCACAGCTGTCGGATTGGTTTTAGACGGATTGAAAAGGCAGGAGAGAAAGAAAATTGAGCAAGAAGAGCAAGTTAATGAAGATGAATCGTCTGTTGAAGAAGATATTAAAGATAAACCAGTAAAGGAACGGCGTTCTTTTCTAGATAAATTAACCGAACGCGTTAAAGATTTTCTAGACAACGCAGAGTAA
- a CDS encoding IS110 family transposase, whose protein sequence is MEKAFTKLDYSGQNIYIGLDTHLKNWKATIRVGDTFYKSFSQDPEAVILSKYLHKHFPGGNYYSAYEASFSGFKAHRELTKLGIYNIVVNPADIPTTDKERKQKEDARDSRKIAEQLAASNLVGIHIPDIEIEGDRSLLRFRKTLTKEIARNKVA, encoded by the coding sequence ATGGAAAAGGCATTTACAAAGTTAGATTATAGCGGACAAAATATTTATATTGGATTGGATACGCATTTAAAGAATTGGAAAGCTACCATACGAGTAGGCGATACCTTTTATAAGTCTTTCTCACAGGACCCAGAAGCTGTTATTTTATCAAAATATTTACATAAACACTTTCCTGGGGGTAATTATTACTCGGCTTATGAGGCTAGTTTTAGTGGCTTTAAAGCGCATCGTGAATTAACCAAATTAGGTATTTACAATATTGTGGTCAACCCAGCAGACATACCAACGACAGATAAAGAGCGTAAACAAAAGGAAGACGCAAGAGATAGTCGAAAAATAGCTGAGCAATTGGCGGCATCAAATTTAGTGGGGATACACATTCCGGATATTGAGATAGAGGGCGATCGTTCACTACTGAGGTTCCGTAAAACATTGACCAAAGAAATTGCCAGGAACAAAGTTGCGTGA
- a CDS encoding TolB-like translocation protein has translation MKKAYFILMLALMQFLNACNTKKQNTTAGDLPTIVSPYFGQKSPGSIPEIFDPRIISTAHSELDTPFSPDIEEIYFRRSDEELKNHSLIAFQYKDNLWTESFVVPKDEISPDGKIMHIGNEYRERTSSGWSEVKSLGEPFDSIPIMRLTTSFKGTYYFDSSPFYDKSSAVGTIRYSRLIDGIREKPRTFDIDIGTRKFHPFVAPDESYLIWDAREGEGGYGNNDMYISFRHEDGSWGAAINLGNKINTELPDGYGSVTSDGKYFFFTRFHANGKKLMWVDAGFIEALRLK, from the coding sequence ATGAAAAAAGCATATTTTATTTTGATGCTTGCATTGATGCAATTTTTAAATGCCTGCAATACAAAAAAACAGAATACAACAGCTGGTGATTTACCAACTATAGTAAGCCCATATTTTGGACAAAAATCACCAGGCTCGATTCCTGAAATTTTTGATCCCCGTATTATTTCGACAGCGCACAGTGAACTAGACACCCCTTTTTCACCCGATATAGAAGAAATTTATTTCCGCAGATCTGATGAGGAATTAAAAAATCATTCGTTGATTGCCTTTCAATATAAAGATAATCTATGGACCGAGTCTTTTGTGGTACCCAAAGACGAGATTTCTCCTGACGGTAAGATTATGCACATAGGAAACGAGTATAGAGAGCGAACCAGTTCTGGTTGGTCAGAGGTGAAAAGCCTTGGCGAACCGTTTGATTCTATTCCCATTATGCGCCTTACGACTTCATTTAAAGGGACTTACTATTTTGATTCGTCACCCTTTTATGATAAGTCATCTGCAGTAGGAACTATTCGTTATTCACGATTAATAGACGGCATACGTGAAAAACCGAGAACATTTGACATTGATATTGGAACAAGGAAATTCCACCCATTCGTAGCTCCGGATGAATCCTATTTGATCTGGGATGCCCGAGAAGGAGAAGGCGGATATGGTAATAATGATATGTATATTAGTTTTCGTCATGAAGATGGTTCATGGGGCGCTGCAATTAATTTAGGGAATAAGATAAATACAGAACTCCCAGATGGTTATGGCAGTGTGACATCAGATGGGAAATACTTTTTCTTTACACGGTTTCATGCCAATGGCAAGAAACTAATGTGGGTAGATGCTGGGTTTATTGAAGCACTCAGGCTCAAATAG
- a CDS encoding type II toxin-antitoxin system RelE/ParE family toxin: MFFIEKTNEFDKWLRKLKDFKAKAKILFRIQKLETDEHFGDCKTVGDGIREMRINFAKGYRVYFKEKDGKVIVLLIGGDKSTQQKDIAKAKEIWKKLNK; the protein is encoded by the coding sequence ATGTTCTTTATTGAGAAAACAAATGAATTTGACAAATGGCTAAGAAAGCTAAAAGACTTTAAAGCAAAGGCGAAAATTTTGTTCAGAATTCAAAAATTAGAAACTGACGAACATTTTGGCGATTGTAAAACAGTTGGCGACGGAATTCGGGAAATGCGAATAAATTTTGCGAAAGGCTACAGAGTTTACTTTAAAGAAAAAGACGGAAAAGTAATTGTATTGCTTATTGGTGGAGATAAATCTACTCAGCAAAAAGACATTGCAAAAGCGAAAGAAATTTGGAAAAAATTAAATAAATAG
- a CDS encoding alpha/beta hydrolase — translation MKTTKLLILICVLSLNTVYAQESIANDNTAKAYEMPRTQVIQVSNSETDTLNTLYIKLPKGYEKNTDLEYPVIYFTFPKEHIEILSAVSEILIEDVIIVGLTWSKGINFGNLDSYVNFLSNDAFKMVESNYRADANRRTYFGYSAGALVGAYILTKHPNTFKNFILGSPALGVDHEVIQKIYEIESTTAEERKKLNANVFISYGILEGEDIPHFEKFITMLKSINDESLTLQNIVVEGNHQTAMPMTAIRSMYWLASLLKEGE, via the coding sequence ATGAAAACAACGAAATTATTAATATTGATATGTGTTTTATCTCTTAACACAGTCTATGCTCAAGAAAGTATTGCAAATGATAATACAGCAAAGGCATATGAAATGCCCAGAACTCAGGTCATCCAGGTCAGTAATTCTGAAACAGATACACTAAATACACTTTACATAAAACTACCGAAAGGATATGAAAAAAACACAGATTTAGAATACCCTGTAATCTATTTTACTTTTCCGAAAGAACATATCGAGATATTATCTGCAGTCTCTGAAATTCTGATAGAAGACGTTATTATAGTTGGGCTTACCTGGTCAAAAGGAATAAACTTTGGGAATTTGGACAGTTATGTGAACTTTCTTAGTAACGATGCCTTTAAGATGGTAGAAAGCAACTACCGGGCTGATGCTAACAGACGTACCTATTTTGGATATTCCGCTGGTGCTTTAGTTGGTGCTTACATATTAACCAAACACCCCAATACCTTTAAAAATTTCATTCTTGGTAGTCCAGCTCTTGGAGTTGATCATGAAGTTATACAGAAAATTTATGAAATTGAGTCTACTACAGCTGAAGAGCGAAAAAAACTGAACGCAAATGTTTTTATTTCATATGGCATATTGGAGGGGGAAGATATCCCTCATTTCGAAAAATTTATTACCATGCTTAAAAGCATAAACGATGAGAGTTTAACCTTACAAAATATTGTGGTTGAAGGTAACCATCAAACAGCAATGCCTATGACTGCAATCCGGAGTATGTATTGGTTAGCCAGCTTGCTTAAAGAAGGGGAGTAA
- a CDS encoding addiction module antidote protein — protein sequence MGTSRFEIADYLDSKEMIAEYLNTVLEEGNNADIINAIGHIAKAIGMTKIAEETGLSRPSLYKALSDGAKPQFATIMKVLKAIGGQIQVNPMSA from the coding sequence ATGGGAACTTCAAGATTTGAAATAGCAGATTATTTAGACAGCAAAGAAATGATTGCGGAATATCTCAATACTGTTTTGGAAGAGGGAAATAATGCGGATATAATTAATGCAATCGGACATATTGCGAAAGCAATCGGAATGACAAAAATTGCGGAGGAAACCGGATTAAGCAGACCGAGTTTATACAAAGCATTATCTGATGGAGCGAAACCTCAATTTGCGACAATTATGAAAGTATTAAAAGCAATCGGAGGACAAATTCAAGTGAATCCAATGTCAGCTTGA
- a CDS encoding sensor histidine kinase: MLSLTMGFEYKDSIWHDIAELIFNMIPAYILYLWFFKIKQKWYHFILLSLLVVFNIVLYMYIDNFFHPENGFSLDKRTIIKNATRFISDGVFGLVFFALFSIKQLYKKQQEINEISGKEQKAQLRLLKGQINPHFLFNTLNTIYASALDKEEKTPELILKLADNFRYVLNEGQKNKVPLEKEVRHLKDYINLQQERLSNKVNVNWKESIDNYDQLIPPLLLISFVENAFKYSSMMTGINHNLNIKIRLLKNDFIFNCENPYVENTDKEIDSDWVESGIGIKNTKKRLELLFPKSHQLIIDHSNNKFKIDLHIKL; this comes from the coding sequence ATGCTATCCCTAACAATGGGATTTGAGTATAAAGATAGTATTTGGCACGATATAGCTGAGCTTATTTTTAATATGATACCAGCATATATACTATATCTGTGGTTTTTTAAAATTAAACAAAAATGGTATCATTTTATTCTCCTTTCCTTATTGGTGGTATTCAATATAGTTCTTTACATGTATATAGATAACTTTTTTCATCCAGAAAATGGTTTTTCCTTAGATAAAAGGACTATCATTAAGAATGCAACTCGATTTATTAGTGATGGAGTATTTGGACTGGTATTTTTTGCGTTATTTTCTATAAAACAGTTGTATAAAAAACAGCAAGAGATTAACGAAATATCAGGTAAGGAACAAAAGGCTCAATTGAGATTGCTAAAAGGGCAAATTAATCCGCACTTTTTATTTAATACATTAAATACCATTTATGCTAGTGCTTTAGATAAAGAAGAGAAAACACCTGAGTTGATTTTAAAGCTAGCTGATAATTTTAGATATGTTTTAAACGAAGGACAAAAAAATAAAGTTCCTTTAGAAAAAGAAGTACGTCATTTAAAAGACTATATCAATCTTCAGCAAGAGCGATTGTCTAATAAAGTAAATGTAAATTGGAAAGAAAGTATAGACAATTATGATCAATTAATACCACCTCTTTTACTTATTTCTTTTGTTGAGAATGCCTTCAAATATTCAAGCATGATGACCGGGATAAATCATAATTTAAATATAAAAATAAGGCTTTTAAAGAATGATTTTATATTTAATTGTGAAAATCCTTATGTAGAAAATACTGATAAAGAAATAGATTCGGATTGGGTAGAAAGCGGAATTGGTATTAAGAATACAAAAAAACGGTTGGAATTACTATTTCCAAAAAGCCATCAATTAATAATTGATCATTCAAATAATAAATTTAAGATAGATTTACATATTAAATTATGA
- a CDS encoding site-specific integrase has translation MRTTNTFSILFWVDQKKAIFNYALIYVRVTVNSRRVNISTKRKVPLEIWDAKKKKAIGNTFEARQINLYLDQVHSQIFQCYQDLIFKNKLVTAKLIKANYVGEGENVKTLQNIIDYHTKKAESTLALGTIRNFSVTEKYIKRFLNKIIKTSDIYLNQLDYRFICDFEHFLHTYWPKGHQNAMSHNTVMKHIQRFRKMVTLAFHLEWIEKDPFIRWKPTFEKREREFLSANELSNLETYKFPIERLERVRDLFVFSCYTGISYADIIALTESNIMIGIDGLNWIMTKRQKTNTPVKVPILDAAQELINKYSNHPMTCISETLFPVISNAKLNLYLKEIADACGIKKNLTFHMARHTFATTVTLTNGVPIETVSKLLGHTRIATTQIYAKVIERKVSEDMQFLKSKLIADKNNLKSNKFFNEKHS, from the coding sequence ATGCGTACAACAAACACATTCTCCATCCTTTTTTGGGTAGACCAAAAAAAGGCAATCTTTAACTATGCTCTAATCTATGTTAGAGTAACAGTAAATAGTAGACGAGTAAACATTAGCACAAAAAGAAAAGTGCCTCTCGAAATTTGGGATGCTAAAAAGAAAAAAGCTATTGGTAATACCTTTGAAGCTAGACAAATCAATTTGTATTTAGACCAAGTTCACTCGCAAATTTTTCAATGCTATCAAGATTTAATATTTAAGAATAAATTAGTAACCGCCAAGTTAATAAAGGCGAATTATGTTGGAGAGGGTGAAAATGTAAAGACCCTTCAAAATATTATAGATTACCATACCAAAAAAGCTGAAAGTACTCTAGCATTAGGAACTATTAGAAACTTTTCCGTTACAGAAAAGTACATTAAAAGATTTCTAAATAAAATCATTAAAACTTCAGATATTTATCTTAATCAATTGGACTACAGGTTTATTTGCGATTTTGAACACTTTTTGCACACTTATTGGCCAAAAGGACATCAAAATGCCATGAGCCATAATACGGTTATGAAACATATTCAACGCTTCCGTAAAATGGTAACTCTGGCATTTCATTTGGAATGGATAGAAAAAGATCCTTTCATTCGTTGGAAACCAACTTTTGAAAAAAGAGAAAGGGAGTTTCTTTCTGCTAATGAACTTTCAAATTTAGAAACGTATAAGTTTCCAATCGAACGATTAGAAAGAGTAAGAGATTTATTTGTGTTTAGTTGTTATACGGGGATTAGTTATGCTGATATCATAGCTTTAACCGAATCTAATATTATGATTGGTATCGATGGGTTAAATTGGATCATGACTAAACGGCAAAAAACCAATACGCCAGTAAAAGTGCCTATACTAGATGCCGCCCAAGAACTTATTAATAAATATAGTAATCACCCTATGACATGTATTTCAGAAACTTTGTTTCCAGTAATTTCAAATGCAAAATTGAATTTGTATTTAAAGGAAATTGCTGATGCTTGTGGCATAAAAAAGAACCTTACCTTCCATATGGCACGACATACATTTGCGACAACGGTTACATTAACCAATGGTGTTCCTATTGAAACTGTATCAAAACTATTAGGGCACACCAGAATAGCAACTACACAAATATATGCCAAGGTCATAGAAAGAAAAGTAAGTGAGGATATGCAATTTCTTAAATCTAAGCTTATAGCCGATAAGAATAATTTAAAATCAAACAAGTTTTTTAATGAAAAGCACTCTTAA
- the ftsZ gene encoding cell division protein FtsZ, whose translation MSSKKEFESIAFDLPKNQSNVIKVIGVGGGGSNAINHMFQQGIKGVDFYVCNTDAQALQNSGVPNKIQLGLNLTEGLGAGANPDIGEQSAVESFDDISQMLDTNTKMVFITAGMGGGTGTGAAPIIAKMAKDLDILTVGIVTMPFQFEGKMRIEQSQKGIEKLRNVVDSLIVINNNKLREVYGNLGFKAGFSKADEVLSTAARGIAEVITHHYTQNIDLRDAKTVLSNSGTAIMGSALASGQTRAQDAIRKALDSPLLNDNKITGAKNVLLLIVSGSHEITIDEIGEINDHIQNEAGHGANIIMGVGEDESLEESIAVTIIATGFNIEQQDEISNTETKKVVHSLSEEKELDTIEKEPIIIAPIIELEEKKETPIVRHTLDLDLEEPKPKQEAPKSQVQRDTEDFNIIPTSDIIRDINVVYDEVSANIEEDEDFIIKPITRMSSDLEDIGSVEVVSDYIEEEQQITLTFDMPLSFGQQESIKEDDTISHNLTDDVKKIPVNDYVELIPVNETNEKGDIRYALDDYNELESSMNKKSASGNDTIEELEEEIVFEKKILEDVKTDDLSSEEVDPMNSPISELLKERAEERRRKMKDFNYKFNNAKIDDIEKVPAYRRQGVNLEDAKHSSENDMSRTSIGFDDNDDIQLRSNNSFLHDNVD comes from the coding sequence ATGAGCAGCAAGAAAGAATTCGAAAGTATCGCCTTTGATTTACCTAAAAATCAATCAAATGTTATTAAGGTTATTGGTGTTGGCGGTGGTGGCAGTAATGCCATAAACCACATGTTCCAACAAGGCATCAAGGGCGTAGATTTTTACGTTTGTAATACAGATGCACAAGCCCTTCAAAATAGTGGCGTTCCCAATAAAATCCAGTTAGGTCTAAATTTAACTGAAGGATTGGGAGCCGGCGCAAACCCAGATATTGGGGAACAATCAGCAGTTGAAAGTTTTGATGATATCTCTCAAATGTTAGATACCAATACAAAAATGGTATTTATAACGGCAGGAATGGGTGGAGGTACCGGTACAGGTGCAGCACCAATTATTGCTAAAATGGCTAAAGATTTAGACATCCTAACTGTAGGTATTGTAACGATGCCATTTCAGTTTGAGGGCAAAATGCGTATAGAACAATCTCAAAAAGGGATTGAAAAATTAAGAAATGTAGTGGATTCCCTAATCGTTATAAATAATAACAAACTTCGTGAAGTTTACGGAAACCTTGGTTTTAAAGCTGGGTTTTCTAAAGCAGATGAAGTGCTATCTACCGCTGCTCGTGGTATTGCCGAAGTTATTACACATCACTACACGCAAAATATAGATTTACGCGATGCCAAAACGGTATTGAGTAATAGTGGTACAGCCATCATGGGATCTGCATTGGCTTCAGGTCAAACCCGCGCGCAAGATGCCATTCGAAAAGCCCTCGATTCACCTTTATTAAATGATAATAAAATTACAGGTGCTAAAAATGTATTGTTACTTATTGTATCTGGTTCTCACGAAATTACTATTGATGAAATCGGGGAGATTAATGATCATATTCAAAATGAAGCAGGCCATGGTGCAAATATCATTATGGGTGTTGGTGAAGATGAATCTTTGGAAGAATCTATTGCAGTAACTATTATAGCTACTGGGTTTAATATCGAACAGCAAGATGAAATTTCGAATACTGAAACCAAAAAAGTGGTGCACTCTTTAAGTGAAGAGAAAGAATTAGATACTATAGAAAAAGAACCTATAATTATCGCACCAATTATAGAATTAGAAGAAAAGAAAGAAACACCCATTGTTAGGCATACCTTAGATTTAGACTTGGAAGAGCCTAAACCAAAACAAGAGGCTCCTAAATCTCAAGTGCAGAGGGATACTGAAGATTTTAATATTATACCAACCTCCGATATTATTAGAGATATCAATGTGGTTTACGATGAGGTTTCAGCTAATATAGAAGAAGATGAAGATTTTATAATTAAGCCGATAACCAGAATGTCAAGTGATCTTGAAGATATTGGTAGCGTAGAAGTGGTGTCAGATTATATTGAAGAAGAACAACAAATCACGCTAACGTTCGATATGCCACTATCGTTCGGTCAGCAAGAATCTATTAAAGAAGACGATACGATTTCTCATAACCTTACAGACGATGTAAAGAAAATTCCGGTTAATGATTACGTAGAATTAATCCCAGTAAACGAAACCAATGAAAAAGGTGATATTAGATATGCGTTAGATGATTATAACGAATTAGAGTCATCAATGAATAAGAAGTCTGCTAGTGGTAACGACACTATTGAAGAATTAGAGGAAGAAATTGTTTTCGAAAAAAAGATTTTAGAAGACGTGAAAACGGATGATTTATCTAGTGAAGAAGTAGATCCCATGAACAGTCCAATATCAGAGCTTTTAAAAGAACGTGCAGAAGAGCGCAGACGTAAAATGAAGGATTTTAATTATAAATTCAATAATGCCAAAATTGATGATATTGAAAAGGTGCCAGCTTACAGGCGTCAAGGCGTTAATTTGGAAGATGCGAAACACTCATCAGAGAATGATATGTCTAGGACCAGCATTGGTTTTGATGATAATGATGATATACAACTAAGAAGTAATAATTCGTTTTTACACGACAATGTAGATTAA
- a CDS encoding GatB/YqeY domain-containing protein has product MSLQADIMTALKTAMKAKDQVALTALRAVKSAILLAQTESGAKEELSEEQELKILQKQVKQRKDSAAIYLEQGREDLAAPELAEAEVISQFLPEALSDEAIEKVVVKIIEQVGAEGMKDMGKVMGIVSQELAGRADGKTISNIVRSKLT; this is encoded by the coding sequence ATGAGTTTACAAGCAGATATAATGACGGCGCTTAAAACAGCTATGAAAGCTAAGGATCAAGTGGCTCTAACCGCTTTAAGAGCTGTGAAATCGGCTATTTTATTGGCGCAAACTGAAAGTGGTGCAAAGGAAGAATTATCAGAAGAACAGGAGCTTAAAATACTTCAAAAACAAGTCAAGCAACGCAAGGATAGTGCTGCCATTTACTTAGAACAAGGACGAGAAGATTTAGCTGCGCCTGAATTAGCTGAAGCAGAAGTTATCAGTCAATTTTTGCCAGAAGCTTTAAGTGATGAAGCAATCGAAAAAGTAGTTGTTAAGATCATAGAACAAGTTGGTGCAGAAGGCATGAAAGATATGGGTAAGGTTATGGGAATAGTTAGTCAGGAGCTTGCAGGACGAGCAGACGGAAAAACCATCTCTAATATTGTAAGATCTAAATTAACATAA